The nucleotide window GGTGCAATAGCCGGAAATGTAAAAGTAGGAAACGAAAATACCATGCTTACCAAATGGCAGAGCATAGAATATACCACGGCACAGAATTTTGACCGAAGAGCTTTTGATTTGATTAATGGAATAACAGTTGTGCCAGGTGCAATTGGAGCGTTTAAGAAAGCTGCTATTGAAAAAGCTGGAGGCTTCACGACCGATACGCTTGCGGAGGACTGCGATTTGACTATTCGTATTTTGAGAAGCGATTATCGCATTATCAATTGCATTGAAGCTATTGCGGTAACCGAGGCTCCCGAGAGTTTGAAAGAGTTTATGAAGCAGCGTTTTAGATGGAGTTATGGTATCATGCAGGCTTTTTGGAAAAACCGTGATGCGTGTTTTAATCCTAGATACAGAGGATTGGGAATGGTCGCATTGCCGAATATTCTGATTTTTCAGATTGTGTTGCCGATATTTGCTCCTTTGGCTGATTTAGTGCTTATTTTGAGCTTAATATGGAATCATAACAATCCCGAAAGTCTTTATAAAATACTGATTTACTATCTCGTTTTTATGTTGGTTGACGTGTTGGTTAGTGTGATTGCCTTTATTTTTGAAAAAGAAAAATTGACCAAATTGTTTTGGTTAATCCCACAACGATTTGTTTACCGACAATTGATGTATGTGATTTTATTTAGGGCACTCAGAAAAGCTCTAAAAGGCGAAAGTCAAAGCTGGGGAGTGCTCACACGAACAGGAAATGTGGCTACAGTGAAATGATTTTTTAGGTGTACTATTTTAGAAACAAAAATCCCGTTTCGAATTAAACCGAAACGGGATTTTTTTATGTTTTTTTAATCTAAAATCTAAATTCAGAAATCTTAAATTAAAATTGCTCTCTTCCTGAAAAGTGGAATGCACTTTCGATAGCAGCGTTTTCGTCGCTGTCAGAACCGTGAACTGCATTTTCTCCGATAGAAGTTGCGTATGCTTTACGGATAGTACCTTCAGCAGCTTCAGCTGGGTTTGTAGCACCAATTAAAGTTCTGAAATCTTCAACTGCATTTTCTTTTTCCAAAATAGCGGCAACTATAGGACCACGAGACATGAATTCTACTAATTCTCCGTAGAAAGGTCTTTCTGCGTGAACTGCGTAAAATGCTTTAGCATCTGCAACAGTTAATTGAGTTAATTTCAAAGAAACGATTTTGAAACCACCGTTTGTGATCATTGCTAATATGTTTCCGATGTGTCCGTTTTGAACCGCATCAGGTTTAATCATTGTAAATGTTCTATTAGTCGCCATTTTTTTCTGTGTTTTAAAAATTTGTGCAAAAATATACTTTTTTTATCGAATGATTTTAGCAAATTGTCAATTTAGTGATGAAAATTTGTCATTATTGAGAGTTTAGGGACGTATAGGTCTTTTGGGATTATTGTATAAATGCAGATTGTTGATTTTTAGCCCTGACGGGAGTGGCATCCTGTGGTCCCGGGGTTCGGCGCAGATATAGCGGACGGCAGGAACAATGTTGATAGAAATGCAAATGTTCTGCTCCTAAAAACAATAAACAAACTTCGGATTTAAACTTTGAAATACATTTTCTTTTTGTAAAAATAGGCCAACAGCAACGACCATAAACCGGCATAAAGCAAGGCAAACACTAAGGAAGCTGTCATTGGGTTATCGAAATACGGGTGTATTCCAAAGGTGTAAAGGTAGTTTAAAAGATTGATTTTTTCATCGGGCGTTGATGGGTTTGGGAACGAAACCATAATCATTGCCTGTGGAATAATTTCGGACAGGAAGAATACTATCATTGGGTTTACGCCCCAAATCAGGAATAATTTGGTTCCTTTTTTATAATCTGAGATGTCGATACAATAGTATAAAAAGGAAAAGATAAATGTGCCCAATCCTGCTGTTAATAATACATAAGAACTGGTCCAAAGCGATTTGTTTATTGGGAAAACGATATTCCAAAGCAATGCCAAAATGGTTAGAGCGATTCCTGAAATTGCCATTTTTTTGGCTTTTTCCAATTTTGACAGAGGATTGTTGAGTAATTGTCCAACGAATAAACCGATAATTCCGGTTGCTATTGACGGAATGGTGCTGAGGATTCCTTCTGGATCCCATGTTTTGGTAGCTTCCCACATGTGTCCTTTTAGCAAAAGGTTGTCCACCCAAGCGGCAAGGTTGGTTTCTTTTTCAAGATTTGTGATTTCAAAGCCTGGAGCTGTAATAAGCGTCATGATTGCCCAATAACCAAGAAGTATTGCAATCGTAACCAATAATTGCGTTCTTTGACTGGTTTTTAGGTACAAAAGGGAGGCAACAAAATAAACAATCCCGATACGTTGTAAGACTCCAGGAAGCCTTACTATTTCGTAATCTTCGAAGTCGCCATAGGCTAAGATTAAATAGATTACCAAAATTGAAAGTGCCAAAATAGTTTTTGTTTTGGCATTGAAATTCCCCATCAAAGCGTATCCAACAGCAGCCGCTATAGCTAAACGACCAATCATTAAAGGAATTCCTTCCAGACCAAAGAGTTGTATTTTTCCAAAAAAGTTGAAAAAAATACCCAAACAAAACATCCGCAGCGAACGGGTCAGGATTTTGTTGAAGGTGGTTTCGTCATAAGTTTTAGTTGGCATTGCCAAAGGAATTGCCGCTCCCATAATGAAAATAAAAAAAGGGAAAACCAAATCGGTTGGAGTGCAACCATGCCATTCTGAGTGAAGTAATGGAGGATAAACGGTTGACCAACTACCAGGATTGTTGACAATGGTCATTAATAAAATGGTTAATCCTCTAAAAACATCAAGTGAAATAAGGCGGTCTTTGGTCATCTTTTTTAGTTGCTAAGTTTTTAAGCTTGTAAGTTACTAAGTTTTTTGAGATTTAATATCTCAGCGACTTAGTGACTTAGAATCTTAGTAGCTTAGAAAATAATTATATTAAAATTTTGTTCCAATGGTTTGAGTTCATTCATTAATTTGGGAATAAGTTGTTCTCCATTTTCCAAGTAGAATTCCGAAAAATTGGCTTGACGCTCCTGAAGACTTTGATTCGGGAACAATTCGTTTTGGAGGTCAATGATGCGTTGCAATTCGTCATGGAATTTTCTTTTTTGGGCAATGAGAAATCGTTTTTCCAAATTTTCCAATCCTTTGGTTTGTTTAACTTCCTGTGCTTTTACAGCTCCTAAGAACGATTTGTCGGTATGATTGGCAAGTTCTAAAAGTTTTTCGAATTGCTTTTGTAATGCTTCTTTTTGTTCGGAGAAATCAATTGGAAAATCTGAAAGTTTTTCAGTAATGCGATTGACTAAAGCTGCTTGCTTTGAAAATAAATCAGACCAAGTTAAGTTGAGTTTATTAGCTTTTTTGTTTTGCTTTTCGGTAGCCAAAAGAACAGAATTTCGTATCAGCAACATTGGGAAAGTCACTTTTGCGGAAGCGAAAAAAGATTTAAGTTCGAGCCAATAAGCAATTTCTCCACCACCGCCAATGTAACATAAATTAGGCAGAATCACTTCTTGGTATAAAGGACGCATGATTACGTTCGGACTGAATTTTTCGGGATTGCTTTCTAATAGTGCTAAGATTTCAGTTTCGGTAAACTCGATTTTAGTGTGGTTGACTTTGTAAATTCCGTTTTCCAGAATAATTCGCTCACGTAAATTATCTTCGATATAGAATAAATTGATTTCTCGTGGATTCACCTGAACAAAGTAATCGCTGAGTTTTTCGTTGGTTTCGTTTACTTTTTTGACTGCAGTCTGTTGAAGTAATTCTTCTTTTATATAAGGAATAAAACTGCACTTCAATTCGGCATTGTCTCCATCCAGAATAACTAATCCTGAATCGCCAAAAAGAGCGTTTGCTAAATATCTAGTGGCATCGGCAAGCTTATCGTGTTTTAGATACGAATCTTCAAATAACTTTTTGATAGTGTTGGCATTGTTGCTGTGCCCAATTTCAAGAGCAAATATTTCAAGGAATTCGTCCAAACCTTCAGTAGATAGTCGTCCAACAGGGCCGGAACTTTCTCTGTTCCAGTGGAATTTTTTCCCTTTGAAACAGAAATAATTGATTTCTTCAAAATCATGGTCTTCCGTCGCCATCCAATAAATTGGGACAAAATTATTTTCCGGATATTTTGCTTTTAATTCCTTGGTAAGATTAATGGTTGAAATGATTTTGTATAAAAAGTACAATGGGCCGCTGAACAAGTTTAATTGATGTCCAGTCGTAACCGTGAAAGTATTGTCATTATTTAAAAGCTCAATATTGTTTAAAGTTTCTTTGGAAACGTTCAATTCAGCATATTGACTTTTTAAGACATTAACTAAAGTTTGTCTTTTGTAATTGTCATTGAAATTGACTTTTTTTTCCTCGATTTGTTTTTCAAAGTTTTCGAGAGTAGGGAAATGGTTGTATAAGGGCTTTAATTCTGGTTTTTGATCTAAATAATCATGTATCAATTTGGAAAAATATCCTGAGGTTTGATAGCTGATACAGTCGGTAGGCATAATTTTAGATTTATTTTTTGATAGCTGTAAATTTAATGAAAATAAATAAAAGCAAGGGGTAAAAGCAAAGAGCAAAAGGCAAAATTCAAAAAGCAAACGGGAATGCATGGATTTTAAAAGGCATATTTTCTGATTTGTGTGATTTAAAGCAATAATTAATTCGTGAAAATTAGTGCAATTCGTGTTTGAAAAAGAGGTTTGATTTTAGTTGTCAATTTTGAATTTTTCACAATAAAGTCCTGTTTTAATAAATAAATGTTTGTTGCTTTAAAAAAATAGAAGCATTTTTACACCCAATTTTCTTAAAAATAAAATTAGATTAAAACCAGAATGAAAAATAAACCTAATCAGGTGAATTCTCTTAAGCATGTTCTTTTTGGAAGCTTAATAGGTACAACCATCGAATTTTTTGATTTTTATATTTACGCCAATGCTGCTGTGTTGGTTTTTCCTCAATTGTTTTTTCCGGGTGCCGATAGTACAAGTTCTACTTTAGAATCATTAGCTACTTTTTCCATAGCCTTTCTTGCAAGACCTTTAGGGTCGGCGGTTTTTGGTCATTATGGCGATAAGATTGGGCGGAAAGTAACGTTGGTTGTTGCTCTATTGACGATGGGTCTTTCGACAATAAGCATTGGTTTTTTACCAGGTTATGCTAGTATTGGGATTTTGGCACCTATTTTATTAATGCTTTGCCGATTTGGTCAGGGTGTTGGTTTAGGAGGCGAATGGGGTGGAGCCGTTTTATTGGCTATCGAAAATGCACCGCCAAACAAACGTGCCTGGTATGGAATGTTCCCGCAACTAGGAGCACCGATAGGCTTATTGTTGTCAGGAGGTACTTTTTTAGTTTTGACGGATTGTATGAGTAGTGCCGATTTTATGGATTATGGTTGGAGAATTCCTTTCCTTGCCAGTTCTCTTTTGGTGATTGTTGGTTTTTATATTCGATTAAAAATTACTGAAACTCCAGCTTTTGAAAATTCAAAAGAGGAACAAAAGGAAGTGAAAGTGCCTTTTGTAACTGTTTTTAAATTGTATAAAAATCAATTGATTTTTGGTACGTTGGCCGCTGTTACAACCTTCTTGGTGTTCTATTTAATGACTGTTTTTATGTTGAATTGGAATACTAAAGGTTTAGGGTTTTCTAATAGGGAAGCACTTTTAATTCAGTTGTTCTCAGTATTGTTTTTTGCTATTTTTATTCCAATTTCAGCCTTGGCAGCAGATAAAATTGGTCGCAGAAAAATGCTTATTTACACAACTATTGCAATAGCTATTTTTGGTTTCTTCTTTTCATTCTTTTTAACGACAAATAATATTGTACTGGTTACCACTTTTGTTTGTTTGGGAATGTCATTAATGGGATTCATATACGGACCGTTAGGCACCTTTTTATCTGAATTATTTCCAACAACCGTTCGTTATACAGGAGCTTCATTGACTTTTAATATGGCAGGGATTTTAGGTGCAGCTTTTGCACCAATGATCGCAATTAAGTTATCTGATCTTTATGGAATAGCTTCAGTGGGGATGTATCTTACTGCTGCAGCTTGTATTTCGCTAATTGCATTATTGGTAATTAGTAAGCAAGAACATAAATTTTAAAATTCATTTAAACACTATATAAAATGGGCAGCAAATTAAATTGTTGTCCATTTTTTTTGCAGATTAAAAAAGTATTTAGATATTTGTCTAAATATTTAAATGATTTAGATGATGAATGATGTATTTAAAGCATTGAATGATGCTACTCGGAGAGAGATTTTGGAGCTTTTGAAAGAGAAGGATTTGACTGCAGGAGAAATTGCAGATGCTTTTAATATTTCAAAACCCAGTATTTCGCATCATTTGGATATTTTAAAACGTGCCGATTTGATTACTGCCGAAAAATCGGGACAATTTATTTTCTATTCCATAAATACCACGATAATGGAAGATGTTTTACAATGGATTTTAACCTTTAAAAAATAAGTTATGAACTCAACTTTTAGGAAAGAACTTCCTATTATCGCACTTGTCTTAATGCCGTTTGCCTATTTGGCTTTTATTTGGAAAACATTACCGGAAAAAGTGCCTACTCATTGGAATTACAAAGGCGAAGTGGATCATTGGGGCGACAAGTTTTCCTTAATAGGAATGGTGTTTATGCTGCCGGTTTTAATGTATGTTTTATTGTTAGTTGTTCCAAAAATAGATCCCAAGAAAAGAATCGCTTTAATGGGTGGGAAGTTTTATCAATTAAGGTTTTTCCTTGTTTTATGCATGTCGATAATGGCTTTGTTTATCATTTTCATAACCAAGAATCCCTCTTTTTCGAGTCCAAATTTCATTTACATTCTGATCGGAATTTTATTTTTGGTTTTGGGAAATTATTTCAAAGTAATTCAACCCAATTATTTTATCGGGATTCGTACTCCTTGGACATTGGAAAATAATGAGGTTTGGAAAGCTACTCATAATTTTGCCGGAAAACTTTGGTTTATGGGAGGGCTTCTTATCGTATTGGGAGGATTGATTTTTCAAAATCCTTCGTTTGCTTTTGTGTTTATTTCCTTAGTTGTTGTTTTAGCTACTGTCCCAATGGTTTATTCCTATGTTAAGTTTAAGGAATTAGAGAAAAAAGATAAGAGTGTTTAAAAATCTGAGTTCATTTTTAAGATCAGTTATAGTTCATGATAATCAAATCAAATCAAATGATGAAAAAAGTAATTTTTGTAATGACAATTTTGTCTGCTTTTATAATGACAGGACAAGAAATCACAGGTCAATGGAATGGTATCATAAAAGTGCCGGGAAGTCAATTAAGAGTTGTGTTCAATATTACTAAATCCGAAAAGGGCTATAGTTCAACTATGGACAGTCCCGATCAAGGGGCAAAAGGAATTCCATTCACAAAGACCAGTTTTGAGAATTCTATTTTGAAATTAGAAATACCAAGCGCTCTAATTGTTTACGAAGGAAAGTTAGATGGTGATAATAATTTAGTTGGTGAATTTACGCAAAGAGGCCAAGTTTTTCCTTTGAATTTATCAAGAACAGCAGTTGAAAAAAAGGACATAGTAAGACCACAAGAGCCGCAAAAACCTTATCCATATTATTCTGAAGAAGTTACCTTCGAAAATAAAACCGATAAGAACGTTTTGGCAGGAACTTTGACTTTGCCCAAAAAACAAGGAAATTTTCCCGCTGTAATTTTGATAACCGGAAGTGGGCCGGAGAATAGGGATGAAGAGTTATTTGGTCACAAACCTTTTCTTGTTTTGGCTGATTATTTGACTAAAAAAGGAATTGCGGTGTTGCGATTTGATGATCGTGGTGTTGCAAAATCAACAGGTGATTTTAAAACAGCGACTACAATGGATTTTTCCCGTGATGTTCAGGCAGGAATTGATTTTTTGAAAACCAGAAAAGAAATTAATAAAACCAAAATAGGATTGATAGGACATAGTGAAGGAGGAGTGATAGCACCGATTGTAGCTGGAAATTCAAAGGATGTAGGTTTCATAGTTTTATTAGCCGGAACTGGAATTCGCGGGGATAAATTGATGCTTTTGCAAAAAGAAAAAATAGAGCGCCAAATGGGAGTTCCTGAAGGCGAAATCCAAAAAGGACAGGGAATTTTTAAGGGAGTGTATGATATAATTTTGGCATCGACCGCAAATGATGATAATCTAAAAATGAAAATCAATAGCTACTTCAAATCGCAATTTGGAAATAAAATGAGCGAGCAACAAATAAGTGGGTTAACTACTCAAATTACGAATCCCTGGATGTTTTATTTTCTGAAATTTGATCCGGCATCAGCTTTAGAAAAAGTGAAATGTCCTGTTTTGGCCATAAACGGTGATAAAGACCTTCAAGTTCAAGCTGATGT belongs to Flavobacterium aquiphilum and includes:
- a CDS encoding SdpI family protein, translated to MNSTFRKELPIIALVLMPFAYLAFIWKTLPEKVPTHWNYKGEVDHWGDKFSLIGMVFMLPVLMYVLLLVVPKIDPKKRIALMGGKFYQLRFFLVLCMSIMALFIIFITKNPSFSSPNFIYILIGILFLVLGNYFKVIQPNYFIGIRTPWTLENNEVWKATHNFAGKLWFMGGLLIVLGGLIFQNPSFAFVFISLVVVLATVPMVYSYVKFKELEKKDKSV
- a CDS encoding MFS transporter, which gives rise to MKNKPNQVNSLKHVLFGSLIGTTIEFFDFYIYANAAVLVFPQLFFPGADSTSSTLESLATFSIAFLARPLGSAVFGHYGDKIGRKVTLVVALLTMGLSTISIGFLPGYASIGILAPILLMLCRFGQGVGLGGEWGGAVLLAIENAPPNKRAWYGMFPQLGAPIGLLLSGGTFLVLTDCMSSADFMDYGWRIPFLASSLLVIVGFYIRLKITETPAFENSKEEQKEVKVPFVTVFKLYKNQLIFGTLAAVTTFLVFYLMTVFMLNWNTKGLGFSNREALLIQLFSVLFFAIFIPISALAADKIGRRKMLIYTTIAIAIFGFFFSFFLTTNNIVLVTTFVCLGMSLMGFIYGPLGTFLSELFPTTVRYTGASLTFNMAGILGAAFAPMIAIKLSDLYGIASVGMYLTAAACISLIALLVISKQEHKF
- a CDS encoding alpha/beta hydrolase family protein, with the protein product MMKKVIFVMTILSAFIMTGQEITGQWNGIIKVPGSQLRVVFNITKSEKGYSSTMDSPDQGAKGIPFTKTSFENSILKLEIPSALIVYEGKLDGDNNLVGEFTQRGQVFPLNLSRTAVEKKDIVRPQEPQKPYPYYSEEVTFENKTDKNVLAGTLTLPKKQGNFPAVILITGSGPENRDEELFGHKPFLVLADYLTKKGIAVLRFDDRGVAKSTGDFKTATTMDFSRDVQAGIDFLKTRKEINKTKIGLIGHSEGGVIAPIVAGNSKDVGFIVLLAGTGIRGDKLMLLQKEKIERQMGVPEGEIQKGQGIFKGVYDIILASTANDDNLKMKINSYFKSQFGNKMSEQQISGLTTQITNPWMFYFLKFDPASALEKVKCPVLAINGDKDLQVQADVNLNAIKKALAKGENKKTTTKVLPNLNHLFQECKTGLPTEYETIEQTFSPVALEEISSWILKQVK
- a CDS encoding acyltransferase family protein — translated: MTKDRLISLDVFRGLTILLMTIVNNPGSWSTVYPPLLHSEWHGCTPTDLVFPFFIFIMGAAIPLAMPTKTYDETTFNKILTRSLRMFCLGIFFNFFGKIQLFGLEGIPLMIGRLAIAAAVGYALMGNFNAKTKTILALSILVIYLILAYGDFEDYEIVRLPGVLQRIGIVYFVASLLYLKTSQRTQLLVTIAILLGYWAIMTLITAPGFEITNLEKETNLAAWVDNLLLKGHMWEATKTWDPEGILSTIPSIATGIIGLFVGQLLNNPLSKLEKAKKMAISGIALTILALLWNIVFPINKSLWTSSYVLLTAGLGTFIFSFLYYCIDISDYKKGTKLFLIWGVNPMIVFFLSEIIPQAMIMVSFPNPSTPDEKINLLNYLYTFGIHPYFDNPMTASLVFALLYAGLWSLLLAYFYKKKMYFKV
- a CDS encoding nucleoside-diphosphate kinase, whose protein sequence is MATNRTFTMIKPDAVQNGHIGNILAMITNGGFKIVSLKLTQLTVADAKAFYAVHAERPFYGELVEFMSRGPIVAAILEKENAVEDFRTLIGATNPAEAAEGTIRKAYATSIGENAVHGSDSDENAAIESAFHFSGREQF
- a CDS encoding autorepressor SdpR family transcription factor → MNDVFKALNDATRREILELLKEKDLTAGEIADAFNISKPSISHHLDILKRADLITAEKSGQFIFYSINTTIMEDVLQWILTFKK
- the bshC gene encoding bacillithiol biosynthesis cysteine-adding enzyme BshC; translation: MPTDCISYQTSGYFSKLIHDYLDQKPELKPLYNHFPTLENFEKQIEEKKVNFNDNYKRQTLVNVLKSQYAELNVSKETLNNIELLNNDNTFTVTTGHQLNLFSGPLYFLYKIISTINLTKELKAKYPENNFVPIYWMATEDHDFEEINYFCFKGKKFHWNRESSGPVGRLSTEGLDEFLEIFALEIGHSNNANTIKKLFEDSYLKHDKLADATRYLANALFGDSGLVILDGDNAELKCSFIPYIKEELLQQTAVKKVNETNEKLSDYFVQVNPREINLFYIEDNLRERIILENGIYKVNHTKIEFTETEILALLESNPEKFSPNVIMRPLYQEVILPNLCYIGGGGEIAYWLELKSFFASAKVTFPMLLIRNSVLLATEKQNKKANKLNLTWSDLFSKQAALVNRITEKLSDFPIDFSEQKEALQKQFEKLLELANHTDKSFLGAVKAQEVKQTKGLENLEKRFLIAQKRKFHDELQRIIDLQNELFPNQSLQERQANFSEFYLENGEQLIPKLMNELKPLEQNFNIIIF